A single Cupriavidus sp. EM10 DNA region contains:
- a CDS encoding PRTRC system protein A translates to MHPADTALQGSFPSVMVPRFGQLAAMDRPGERLLIASNGVFLEIARPWIRVVRRLGVFSHRTAIPYGEVEETTDLRCGRVPAALIGEFAAMARAAHPKETGAWIVWNAASAAFRLIPVGILEHSGGHLKYERPKLAGDDVLVVDCHSHGSHPAFFSDTDDEDDRHDVKFAFVIGNCAAHAPSMALRFCAKGIFEKVERVPAEWYAAAREEVLA, encoded by the coding sequence ATGCATCCTGCAGACACGGCCCTGCAAGGGTCATTTCCATCCGTCATGGTGCCGCGCTTTGGGCAGCTTGCGGCGATGGACCGGCCCGGTGAACGCTTGCTTATCGCATCGAACGGTGTTTTCCTCGAGATCGCCCGACCCTGGATTCGCGTGGTGCGCCGGCTAGGCGTCTTCAGCCATCGCACTGCCATCCCCTATGGCGAGGTGGAAGAAACGACCGATCTGCGTTGCGGCCGCGTGCCTGCCGCGCTGATCGGTGAGTTTGCTGCCATGGCACGGGCTGCGCACCCGAAGGAAACCGGTGCCTGGATCGTCTGGAATGCCGCTAGCGCGGCGTTCCGGCTGATCCCGGTCGGCATCCTTGAGCACAGCGGCGGGCACCTGAAGTACGAGCGCCCTAAGCTGGCCGGTGACGACGTGCTGGTGGTTGACTGCCACTCGCATGGCAGCCATCCCGCATTTTTTTCTGACACCGACGACGAAGATGACCGCCACGACGTGAAGTTTGCGTTCGTGATCGGCAATTGCGCGGCGCATGCACCATCGATGGCGCTGCGGTTCTGTGCCAAGGGAATCTTCGAGAAGGTGGAGCGGGTGCCTGCAGAGTGGTACGCAGCTGCTCGCGAGGAGGTGCTGGCATGA